AAGTTTGCCATGCAAGCAGCAAGTTGTGCCCACGTCCGGCGGGGATCGCAGCCcggtccccaccccccagctcggAGGAGGCCCCGGCACAACCCCCCGGCGCAGCCCCTGCATTAATGAGCGCGAGAACTGACCGAGGTCTGTTAATACtggcctctccccctccccctataCCATTCAAACATTTAAGATCACGGTTGAGGATACAGACTTTTTCTCATTTGGTTCTTGTTGGGAGGGGAGGCCTGAAATAAACTCTCCGGATTATAAGGGGGAGGGGGCGAACAGAGAAGGGGATACTGTGTCACCAATATGTTCCCTAGTAATTCTGCTGCTTTAATTACAGAATAATCGAGGACTGCACTCACTCGCCAGAGAGTTTAAAAGAGGGTTTTCTGCCTGCAGATGGAATGGCCTTTAGccgcccccccccttttttttctttttggtaaccaATGTGTTTTCTATTACCCGGCCCTGCCGTGCCTGGCAGCCCGGCGCTCGCGGTGCAATGGGAGACGCCATGTTGGCTCAGCTCATAGGACCAAGTCAAAAGCGAGCTTCGAGGCAGAGTTTCACACGCTCGAGCTCCCCCTGACCGCCCCCCGCCCGTCGCCGCTTAATGCACATCCCAGGAGTGCAGCTCCGCGCGCCCGGCACCCCGGACTTTCCGGGGGCGCGGGCGGAATTCCGCCGCACGtaagtggggggcgggggctgggggggcagGCACTTCTCAGCAGCTGCTGCCAACTCCAGGCTCCCGTCCCCGCAGCCGGCCGGATGCTAACCCAGCGGTCTCCGCGGAACCAGCCCCGGACGTCGCCCGCTAACTTTGAGCCCCAGTCCCTGGCGGCCCAGAGAGAACTCTTGGTGAAAGGCCGAGGCAGGACGAAGGCGAGCCGAGCGAACAGGCTAGAATTCACCGTCCCCCACCCCAGCTTAGTCTTCCCCCCAGGTTTGTTTGAAAGTGTCGAGAAGCAGCGACcgaccctctccctctctctctctctctctccccctctccctcctcagacTATTGTTGCATCTCGCCTCTAACTGGGTTCTCTCACTCCCCCGAGCACCAACAGGAGGAGGGGGAGCGGGgttgggaaaagaaataaagcgAGCTCAGATcagatggaggaaaaaaaaaaaaaaaaaaaaaaaccagcaaggAAAAAGAGACACTTAAAGGGAAAGAGTCGCCATGTTTAGCAGCTTTTTAAAAGATCTCGTCAATTTCACACAGAACGCACTCGCTGGGTCCCAGCCCTCGTCTTTTGTCCAATTCAGTCGCAGCAAAGATCTTTTGTTCTAACTCAGCgtgaaaagaaaaactttctttAAATGCAATAAACTTAAACCAAACTCAAGACTCTAAACAGATCCTCCTCCGGCCACTCTAAACATATACAAGGGGTTTTGTTTTAACCGTTTGAAAAATTTTGGGTCCTGTTTTTCTGCCTCGCAGACCCCAAGCTCACTGCTGAAACttagagagagtgagagagagatttCCAACGTCTAGAACACATGCTTAAAGCATAATAAAACAGGGACTGTCTTTTGCTTTGAAAatcataaattataatttaatgcCAATAATAATTTACAACAAATGGCTGTTTACAAATAAactaacacaaaacaaacaaggaaaaggGCCTGTGTTTTACTTATTAGAGAAACTTCACACACTCACATGGATAGCACTtgcaagaggagaaaaaaaacaacctacaaaACCTCGATCTAGAGGTCAGCGATGTTCTGCCATAAGAACATacttatatttatgtatgtatatatctacaGAAAGAAGCTGAGGGTCAGATGGAGAACTCCGCTCAAATGCACAAATCAGACAGATTTTTCTGGTCTACATGTATTGACTGGAACTGAGTATCAAAGTTTAATACACTTTACAAAATGATCCCTTTTCTTTCACATCCCCTTACCCACCACCCCCTTTTAAAATCAAACCACGGCACGGGATAGTGGTGGGGCTGCTGCAAAGCCTCAATAGGAACAAAAATTGCAAAAGCTCCCACACACCGAGCTTCCTCCGaaccaggaaaagagaaagaggaaaagactcCAAAACAAGATACTTCCAAATCCGCACACCCTGtaaagtttccttctttctttctcttccttttcttaatttGGCTTTTAAGGACAAAGGATCCCAAGAGCAGTACAGGCTGCATCTACACAATCTGAAATGTCAAAATGTCGACGTGTTTTTATGTACAGAACTCCAATGGAAAAGATTCCCTTGACCTGTGGTCATGCTCTCACAGAATGAACGtacggggggaggggggaggaaggccAACTGCAAGTTatcatatatacattaaaaataaaccctTCAGCCGCTCTAAGCTATACCACTGAATTTGAAATCCTCTCAACAACCACACTAGATGAGAaccacagaatatttttaaaaatcacacctaCTTAAGGAAAAACTCATTGCAAACAACTGCCTTCTATTTACAAGGCTGTGATAGCCTGCTTGAACGGTCTTCTGCGTAACTGTCAGAAATGtacaaaacagtatttttttcctgatcataAAATAGATACTGATCTCAAGATTTCTAATACTTTTCACAATACCTTCCCTAAGCAGGCACTTAAGTGTGACAAATATaagggcctttttttttcctggaaaatccatttttaattaaaagaaggaTTAGGTGAATAGGGGTGGTTTACTATATCAGTATGGCACTTCCTAAACCATAGATAAACCATTAACTTCagctccccccacacacacacccaaattaAACAGGCAAATACACTAGTCTACCTTTGAACAAACTGGCTGAGGGGAGTAAACAAATAGAGCCCCCGGCCCAGCTCAGTGAGAGCTCACAGGGGCTTCTCGAAGGAAAGACAGTGAGTGGGGACAGCCAAACAGGTTTCAgatatcaaataatattttaatttctgaataCTTTCAATTTTCCTTGGAATATAACACACAAAGACTCGACCAAACAGTTCAGTTATTATAACTTTTACAGTATACAGAAAtgttgcacttaaaaaaaaaccttcagtttttttaaaacacaaactgTAAACTCTAAGATACTGAATCAATCACGTTACCTATAAGTGCCAACAGTGTTATTTTGTCATGCTGAtttcaatggtattttttaaaaagggaaaatatcaaCAATTATAATACAAAGGGTTtgcaaatatacaaacagatatAGGATTTTCATAACAATTCAAGAAGTAAGCGGGACCCAATTCAAATTACAAAAGTTCACTTTTTATTCAAAACCTCAGCATGTGTCTTGGACACATTCCTTGGCTGCCAATAAATTCCACAGttcattctctttcttaaaatatttttaaaaagctaggtTTGTCATggtatctttttttgggggggtggggagggtaggGGAAGTTAAGTGTTGTATGTGGTTCCTCCAGTTCTCAAATTAGAGTGCTCAACTTCACCTAAAATTTTTGGTCACCACTTGTAAGTGCGTTTCCATCATCTTTGAGTTgccttttaaagttttatgtctTCCTATGATATTTTCATGGACTGAGTTTTAATTCTTGCAGAACATATATTTTAAGGATACACAGTTTTTAAGAAGCCAAGATTATATCAAAACTTATTATAGAACCACAGAATAAACTGGTTTGGAAccagaaaagtacaaaaaagaaCAGCTAGAGGTACATAGACACAGGACAattaataatttggaaaaaaaaagacttactttCTCCATTCTGCTAATTTTTCTCCCAATCTCCTTAAATGCacttttagcaatatttttccaaaatttaccaaaaaaagaaaaagactaattTCCTTTTTATACAAAAATGATAAGTAGCAAGTTGTTCTGAACGACAcaggagtttgttttttttaatgcattctgTAAAAGTTCAtttgacagtctttttttttttggaaattcacAGTCCATTAAATTCTTCCCCTCTCTTCTTTTAGCAAACTTGTAACATCCTTTTATATCCTTTCTTAATAGAAGGAATTTAAGCAAACAAACCAgtcttttgccttttctttctctctgtttcactCCCCCTTcttatcttgatttatttatttattgaattgccATATACGGCCAGTTAAAACTGCTGCCGGACAGTAACATATCCCGGATGAGGGTTTCGATGGGGGTTTTACCTACCAAACGGACGAAAAACAATTGCTCTATGACTGAGGAGGAGACCGTGCGGAGGGAAGGGAGACGAAGCAAAAGCTTTCCGAATCGCGTTGGTTGGTTGGGGTACTGGCTCCTAACGTATTCTTCCAAAGCACACTGGGACTTTTCCTGCAAGCTTTCCACATGGGCTACATCAGAGAGACCACAGGCATCtggaagaaagtttaaaaaaagaagaagaagaagacgaAGAATTCAGTCATCAGATTAagaggtctgaaatgggtcaCATGAGGTGTGTGTACAGTGCTCTGTCAAACTGCCCCAACCGGAGTTGGAGCAAATGCCTACATACTGAAAACTGGGatggagggggttgggggggtggggaccgCAAGAGATGGTCCTGgggtatttgctttaaaataaaaacacagctcAATGCGTTGCAGGCTTTCCCTGTCCGAGTCCTCAGGCTTGGTCACTGGGAGGCCCAAGCGAAGTGCATTGGGTAAATCTGGCCCAGGTCAGtaaacagacagacaaacagatgAAACCAAAACTGCCAGtgctctgccccctcctcctctgtAAATAATAGTTTGGCTTATAATTATACAGTGTGTGGGGGGGCAACAACCTGGCCCAGCCCCGGGTAATGGCGCCCACGACCCAGCCTCAGATTCTCCCCAAAGAGGGCGACTCATTTTTCTCCAGTCTTTGAAACTGATTTAAGTGGCCCTTTAAAACTGATCTTGTCAGTTTAGCCTATTGAAGGGCAGCCATGCAAACTGTGATCTCTCTGTTCATTTGAGctgtttcttttccctccttttcttctctctccctttttctcctacTACCAGCccccccttatttatttatttatttttacacccAGGTCCCTGCAAGAAGAGACCCCTCCCCGTTATCTTCAggaaaacacttttctttttcgGATACGTGAAAATACAATAAGTGCCTTTGAAATGAGAGGCTTCTCAGTGAAGGCAGTGCAGGTTGTGACCTGACCTTTGGGGGCTCCCCAGGCAAGACGAGGGCTAACACATGCACACTGTGAATTCTTAAAGCAGATATTCAAAAAGAGCTGCCACCACGTCCACCCCAAGAAACAGAACACACATACAATCTCCTCATGTGTGGATCTAGGACTTTGCATGTATACAGAATGCATTGGTGTCTGTGATCAGGAATTAAAAGATCTGTTTGCATAGGACTCCTTCTTACAGCGGACTGTCTCAGAATCAGATAACAGGAACCTTTATCTCTTTGTGAGGTGGTTTGCATTCTCCACACAGGCCTCTACATTTTGCAAATAGTAATAAATTAAACTGTTACGACAGTATTAGACATTTCTTTCCTTGGAAGACCAAGGGTAAGTCTAAGAGCTAACAAGGATATCAAGAAATGAACCACCACCCAGATGGTCTGGGAACTTGGGCTGGGTTAGGGTTTTGGGAAGGGGTGAAGGTGGCTATAGGCTAGGGGAAGATCCTGCCTGTACCTCTGCATCAGGCAAATGTTCTAGTTATGACAGGTCCCCCGAGAAAAATAATCGAGATCCAAGCCTCTGCATACAGCTCTTCCTTGCCCAGACACTGTCCTTTAATTGATTACCTAAGGACTTTCAAAGGCAGAATTTGGGGTGGCAGTGGAGGCGGTGGATTTTATGTGAAGAGCAGCAATATGTAAAAGACAGTGGGTTAAGGACTCAGAACCTGCAATAGATTCAGCTAATGACTTGGGCCCCCAGAATTCCTTGGAACAGTAAGGAAGAGACTGTGGATCTTTTTGTCTGCCACAGGAATTCCACAGCTCTCCTCGTGTCCTGATTACAAGCTGCAAAACCTGCAGTGGGTGACTAGGTTCCAAGCCCTACCCAGGTCCAGATGTTTGTTATCCTGAACTGGGAACCCCTTCCCCTCTCAGCCGTGACAAAGGGATCAGCTGACAACTTAGAACAGGAATGTGGAATGTGGAAGGGGTGATTTCCACCCACCTGGGCTCTGCTGAACTCAGCCTGGAGGCAGCCAAAAGGCTCAGGTGTGGCCCAAAGTGGTAAGCCAGACACCTTCAACAATCGTTTGGCCTCAAGAGTTAATTAATATTAGGTCTATTACTCACACAGGTTAAACTACCTGCAAACTAATTAGATTTCATAATGCAGTCAATGATGGTTTTATATCTCAAGCAATACTCATACCCAGCCCAAGTTGGCATACACTTTGGGTTATTTGAAAATTGCCTTAACTGTTTGCCTGGGCAGGGGAAGCGAGAGGCCAGAGTCTTCAACCCCCTACAGGCATTCTGAAGAGTTATGATGgcccctttcttcctcttgccCCTTTCTGACAGCTCTTTCCCCTCTCCTGGCAGTCTgcattgttttaataaaaatatgattttgaaaATTGCTGCCCTCAGGTTGGATGTGCCTGGAGCTCCAACTCCTACTGAATTAGCAGGCAAACTTTTCCCCTGCAGGGGCAAACTTTCCCCTGCAGGGATGATACCAAGACTGCTCCAGTGCCTAGGGGCATTTTCTAGAGGTTCAGCCAGGGTGACAGAGACAGCCATGGGGTAGAGGAGATTCCACAGGCTCAGCTGGCCCAGAGGGCCTGAGCTAAGGGAAGGAGCAGAAGCATGCATCCTAGTCTGGTGGGAGGGGAACAGGCCTGAGAGGCTTCCCCATGGCCTATTTTGAGAGTCTGTGTCTGAAGCATCCTCCTTGCAACccagccttcctctcctctcccctctccccaggacAGGCCTGGTGGGGCCCCAACAGCTATGCAAAGTTCCCATTCCAAGTTGCACAGACAGTTTGGCTTTTTAAGGGGGAGGCTGGGCTAGTTCTGGGGGCTCCGAAGAGTTTAGGCCCTAACTCTGAGCTAGGAGCGCATGGGCATGAGAGGGCAGGGCTCCTTCCTACCTGAGGTGAACAGGACTATGGCCTTGAGGCAGCTGTACTCGGCGGAGTCGACGTGCAGCGCTTTGAGCTTCTCCACTTGCTCTTGGAAGATCCGTATGTGGTCCATAAAGGCGACCACCCGGTCGGCGGACATGGGCGAGGCGTGTAGGCCGGCGGCGGCCAGTAGCGGGGCGACGTGGAGGGGCATGGAGCATTGTGCCGCGTTCAGCACGAACAGCTCGCTCCAGGTGAGGCGAAGCAGGGCCACCTGGTCGGTGATCTGCAGGTCAG
Above is a genomic segment from Pseudorca crassidens isolate mPseCra1 chromosome 1, mPseCra1.hap1, whole genome shotgun sequence containing:
- the NR2F2 gene encoding COUP transcription factor 2 isoform X2, producing MSFAKASHPPPSLAPPAPSPPINKKYQPFSSKEERCPQNAPSLPSCRGPRGKAANSGSSAAQPGVGLRGQCAALAARACLGGDLRGVQPGSRRLPAVQRGRMPPTQPTHGQFALTNGDPLNCHSYLSGYISLLLRAEPYPTSRFGSQCMQPNNIMGIENICELAARMLFSAVEWARNIPFFPDLQITDQVALLRLTWSELFVLNAAQCSMPLHVAPLLAAAGLHASPMSADRVVAFMDHIRIFQEQVEKLKALHVDSAEYSCLKAIVLFTSDACGLSDVAHVESLQEKSQCALEEYVRSQYPNQPTRFGKLLLRLPSLRTVSSSVIEQLFFVRLVGKTPIETLIRDMLLSGSSFNWPYMAIQ
- the NR2F2 gene encoding COUP transcription factor 2 isoform X3 gives rise to the protein MQAVWDLEQGKYGFAVQRGRMPPTQPTHGQFALTNGDPLNCHSYLSGYISLLLRAEPYPTSRFGSQCMQPNNIMGIENICELAARMLFSAVEWARNIPFFPDLQITDQVALLRLTWSELFVLNAAQCSMPLHVAPLLAAAGLHASPMSADRVVAFMDHIRIFQEQVEKLKALHVDSAEYSCLKAIVLFTSDACGLSDVAHVESLQEKSQCALEEYVRSQYPNQPTRFGKLLLRLPSLRTVSSSVIEQLFFVRLVGKTPIETLIRDMLLSGSSFNWPYMAIQ